In the Apteryx mantelli isolate bAptMan1 chromosome 1, bAptMan1.hap1, whole genome shotgun sequence genome, one interval contains:
- the LOC136991007 gene encoding olfactory receptor 52Z1P-like encodes MADVNHTAFRPGTFLLVGIPGLEKFHLWISLPFFSMYIFALLGNLVLLFTIVREQSLHKPMYLFLSALTVADLLLSTTTVPRMLAIFWFRVGDISFGACLAQVFLVHFIFAAESGILVAMAFDRYVAICNPLRYVTLLTHSVIWRIELAAVVRGVCIILPMVFLLLRLSYCTNRVIPHSYCEHMGVARLACTSIKVNVVYGLTVALLTAGMDVVFIAVSYGLILRAVFQLPSAGARRKAMSTCGSHLCIILLFYTPAFFSFFTHRFGGHSIPRHVHILLACLYVVVPPMLNPIIYGVNNKQIRETVMSMLSWMGSQRN; translated from the coding sequence atggcagacgtcaatcacacagccttccggccaggaacattcctccttgttggcatcccaggcctggagaagtttcacctctggatttctctccccttcttctccatgtatatttttgcccttctaggcaacttagtcttgctatttaccatagtgagagaacaaagcctccacaagcctatgtaccttttcctttctgcattaactgtagcagacttgctcttatctaccactacagtgcccaggatgttagctattttctggttcagagtggggGACATCTCTTTTGGTGCATGCCTTGCTCAGGTGTTTctcgttcattttatttttgctgcagagtcaggaattctggtggccatggcctttgatcggtatgttgccatctgcaaccccctgagatatgtgactttattgacccactcagtcatatggagaatagagctggcagctgttgtcagagGTGTCTGCATCATCCTCCCGATGGTTTTTTTGCTGCTAAGGCTTTCTTACTGCACAAACCGCGttatccctcattcgtactgcgagcacatgggtgtagccaggctggcctgcacaagcataaaagtcaatgTTGTGTATGGTTTAACTGTTGCCCTGCTGACAGCAGGGATGGATGTAGtgttcattgctgtgtcttatggactgattctcagggctgtcttccagctgccctctgcaggtgcccgtcgcaaagctatgagcacctgcggctcccacctctgcatcatcctcctgttctacacgccggcgttcttctcctttttcacgcaccgctttggtggccacagcatcccgcgccacgtccacatcctgctggcctgtctctacgtagtggttccccccatgctaaatcccatcatttatggagtgaacaacaagcagattcgtgagacagtaatgtccatgttgtcttggatgggaagccAGAGAAACTGA